One Synechococcus sp. PROS-9-1 DNA window includes the following coding sequences:
- a CDS encoding glutathione peroxidase, with protein MAPNISSVSVNTPDGANKSLGSYSGKVLLIVNVASRCGFTRQYSGLQALQDSYGAQGLQVLGFPCNDFGGQEPGSLEEIKSFCSTTYNASFELFDKVHATGSTTEPYTTLNTTEPSGDVAWNFEKFLVGKDGTVIARFKSGVEPDSDELKTAIESALNA; from the coding sequence ATGGCCCCCAACATCAGCAGCGTGTCCGTCAACACCCCCGACGGCGCCAACAAATCACTCGGCTCTTACTCAGGCAAGGTGCTGTTAATCGTGAACGTGGCTAGCCGCTGCGGCTTCACGCGTCAGTACAGCGGTTTGCAAGCGCTACAAGACAGCTACGGAGCTCAAGGCCTTCAGGTTTTGGGCTTCCCCTGCAACGACTTTGGCGGTCAGGAGCCCGGCTCTTTGGAGGAGATCAAAAGCTTCTGTTCCACCACCTACAACGCCAGCTTTGAGCTGTTCGACAAAGTGCATGCCACTGGAAGCACCACGGAGCCTTACACCACCCTCAACACAACAGAGCCTTCCGGCGATGTGGCTTGGAACTTTGAGAAGTTCCTCGTGGGCAAAGACGGCACGGTGATCGCACGCTTCAAAAGCGGCGTTGAGCCCGACTCCGACGAGCTGAAGACTGCAATTGAGTCTGCTCTTAACGCTTAA
- a CDS encoding CrcB family protein encodes MADSFTAGQVVLVGIGAIPGAWLRLRIVNHFEPMVPRKHWGTFAVNLVAAFALGLVLGLQGNDPCSTSQALTGLTLLVAVGFFGSLSTFSTFAVELLNTLKQRNWRESLLLSVGSILGGLVAAGLGYGLGLAEGIA; translated from the coding sequence ATGGCTGATTCCTTCACGGCTGGTCAGGTCGTGCTGGTAGGGATTGGTGCCATTCCTGGCGCCTGGCTTCGGCTGCGGATCGTGAATCACTTCGAGCCGATGGTTCCCCGCAAGCATTGGGGAACCTTTGCAGTCAATCTCGTTGCCGCCTTTGCCCTCGGTCTGGTTTTAGGCCTGCAAGGCAATGATCCCTGCTCAACATCTCAAGCTCTTACGGGGCTGACGTTGCTTGTGGCTGTTGGTTTTTTCGGCAGCCTCAGTACGTTTTCTACGTTTGCCGTTGAGTTGCTCAACACCCTGAAGCAAAGGAATTGGCGTGAATCGCTGCTCCTAAGCGTGGGCTCGATCCTGGGTGGCTTGGTTGCGGCTGGTTTGGGCTACGGGCTTGGCTTGGCCGAGGGGATCGCTTGA
- the infC gene encoding translation initiation factor IF-3 translates to MPPRPRFDRRAPVRELPNINDRISYPQLRVVDADGEQLGVIDREKALEVARDRELDLVLVSEKADPPVCRIMDYGKFKFEQEKKAKEAKKKSHQTEVKEVKMRYKIDSHDYDVRIGQAQRFLKAGDKVKCTVIFRGREIQHTALAEVLLRRMAKDLEEPAEVQQPPKREGRNMIMFLTPRKAPLLKKDKEDGVGNNAVRTIPSPARRIIPQD, encoded by the coding sequence ATGCCCCCACGTCCTCGCTTTGATCGTCGCGCCCCCGTCCGGGAGCTCCCCAACATCAATGACCGCATCAGCTACCCACAGCTCAGGGTTGTTGACGCAGACGGAGAGCAGCTCGGGGTAATCGATCGAGAAAAAGCACTAGAAGTTGCGCGTGACCGCGAGCTCGATCTCGTGTTGGTGAGCGAGAAAGCCGATCCGCCCGTGTGCCGGATCATGGATTACGGCAAATTCAAATTCGAGCAAGAAAAGAAAGCCAAAGAAGCCAAGAAGAAGTCGCATCAGACCGAAGTCAAAGAGGTCAAGATGCGTTACAAAATCGATTCTCACGATTACGACGTTCGCATTGGTCAAGCGCAGCGCTTCCTTAAAGCCGGCGACAAAGTGAAATGCACGGTGATTTTCCGAGGCCGGGAAATCCAGCACACCGCCTTGGCTGAAGTGTTGCTGCGCCGAATGGCGAAGGATCTGGAAGAGCCCGCCGAAGTGCAACAGCCTCCAAAGCGGGAAGGCCGCAACATGATCATGTTCCTCACACCCCGTAAAGCACCGCTTTTGAAGAAAGACAAGGAAGACGGCGTTGGTAATAACGCGGTGCGCACGATTCCTTCACCGGCGCGTCGGATCATCCCTCAAGACTGA
- a CDS encoding alpha/beta fold hydrolase, with amino-acid sequence MNAPLAPIQAFWTWKSHEIGWSVMGDQTAPTAVLLIHGFGANTNHWRFNQPVLAEQVPTYAIDLLGFGCSDQPQAQLKDEPSTNKSVQYCFDLWAQQVVDFCINVIDRPVVLVGNSIGGVVALRAAQLLKEQSKRIPCEGVVLIDCAQRLMDDKQLATQPAWMAWIRPLLKTLVSQRWLSTALFRNAARPALIRSVLKQAYPSGYNVDDDLVALLLGPSQRNGAAEAFRGFINLFDDHLAPDLLQALSVPVHLIWGEADPWEPVKEAKNWQEQFDCIQSLFVIPRAGHCPHDESPKAVNERLLLILNQQAT; translated from the coding sequence ATGAACGCTCCTTTGGCTCCAATCCAGGCGTTTTGGACTTGGAAATCCCATGAAATTGGCTGGTCCGTCATGGGGGATCAAACGGCACCAACTGCGGTGCTACTGATTCATGGCTTCGGAGCGAATACCAATCATTGGCGCTTCAACCAACCCGTCCTCGCCGAGCAAGTTCCCACCTATGCGATCGATCTTCTGGGTTTCGGCTGCAGTGATCAGCCACAAGCACAGCTCAAAGATGAACCCAGCACCAACAAATCAGTTCAATATTGTTTTGATCTATGGGCCCAACAAGTTGTCGATTTTTGCATCAACGTGATTGATCGACCTGTGGTGCTTGTTGGCAACTCAATCGGTGGTGTTGTAGCACTAAGAGCGGCACAACTTTTAAAAGAACAAAGCAAGAGGATTCCCTGTGAGGGAGTGGTGCTGATCGACTGCGCGCAGCGGCTGATGGATGACAAACAATTGGCAACGCAACCAGCCTGGATGGCTTGGATCCGCCCTCTCCTCAAAACCCTGGTCAGTCAGCGCTGGCTGAGTACAGCACTATTCCGCAATGCGGCGCGGCCAGCATTAATTAGGAGCGTGCTCAAACAGGCCTACCCCAGTGGATACAACGTGGATGATGACTTGGTTGCCCTTCTCTTAGGACCAAGCCAACGCAATGGTGCTGCAGAAGCATTTCGCGGCTTTATCAACCTCTTCGATGATCACTTGGCTCCGGATTTACTCCAAGCTTTGTCCGTGCCCGTTCATCTGATTTGGGGGGAAGCCGATCCCTGGGAACCCGTTAAGGAAGCCAAAAACTGGCAAGAACAATTTGATTGCATTCAATCACTCTTTGTGATTCCTCGTGCAGGACATTGCCCACACGACGAATCCCCAAAGGCTGTTAACGAACGTTTATTGCTGATCCTCAATCAGCAGGCAACATAG
- a CDS encoding SH3 domain-containing protein, with the protein MRMSTGVVLRWGWLLGVALMAPAALPAGGAQRRLPPLRRQEGKSPLLSGECCVLRSSPLVEAPALRRLELGTPLQMLRHWRGDDGRDWIQVQVSSGQGFPASFQSVRGWVNG; encoded by the coding sequence ATGCGGATGTCAACCGGGGTTGTGTTGCGTTGGGGCTGGCTTCTTGGCGTGGCCTTGATGGCGCCGGCGGCACTTCCCGCTGGTGGTGCTCAGCGGCGGCTTCCCCCCTTGCGCAGGCAGGAGGGCAAAAGCCCATTGCTCAGTGGTGAGTGCTGTGTCTTGCGCTCCAGCCCGCTGGTTGAGGCCCCTGCCCTACGCCGGTTGGAGTTAGGCACTCCACTCCAGATGTTGCGTCATTGGCGTGGAGACGATGGCCGCGACTGGATTCAAGTGCAGGTGTCTTCAGGCCAGGGCTTTCCAGCGAGCTTTCAGTCTGTGCGTGGTTGGGTGAATGGCTGA
- the gyrB gene encoding DNA topoisomerase (ATP-hydrolyzing) subunit B encodes MSEASKVQAAYGAEQIQVLEGLEPVRKRPGMYIGTTGPRGLHHLVYEVVDNAVDEALAGHCNEITVVLGEDGSAFVSDNGRGIPTDVHPRTGKSALETVLTVLHAGGKFGAGGYKVSGGLHGVGVSVVNALSEWVEVTVRRQGQVHRQRFERGAAIGSLASEPQPAEENGLTGTSVCFKPDHQIFTVGIEFDYSTLSARLRELAYLNGGVRIVFRDEREAARDKEGQPREELYFYEGGIKEYVAYMNAEKDPLHPEIIYVNAEKDGVTVEAALQWCVDAYSDSILGFANNIRTVDGGTHIEGLKTVLTRTLNTFAKKRGKRKEADSNLAGENIREGLTAVLSVKVPEPEFEGQTKTKLGNTEVRGIVDNLVGESLSQYLEFNPGVIDMILEKAIQAFNAAEAARRARELVRRKSVLESSTLPGKLADCSTRDPSESEIYIVEGDSAGGSAKQGRDRRFQAILPLRGKILNIEKTDDAKIYKNTEIQALITALGLGIKGEDFNVKNLRYHRVVIMTDADVDGAHIRTLILTFFYRYQKELVEGGYIYIACPPLYKVERGKNHTYCYNEQQLQKTLAGFGEKANYNIQRFKGLGEMMPKQLWETTMDPSTRMMKRVEVQDALEADRIFTILMGDKVAPRREFIETHSADLDMASLDI; translated from the coding sequence ATGAGCGAAGCCTCAAAAGTTCAAGCCGCCTACGGTGCCGAACAGATTCAAGTCCTTGAAGGACTCGAACCGGTGCGCAAGCGCCCGGGGATGTACATCGGTACAACAGGGCCTCGTGGCCTCCACCATCTCGTTTATGAGGTGGTGGACAATGCCGTGGATGAGGCCCTCGCTGGGCATTGCAACGAGATCACGGTTGTTCTCGGAGAAGACGGCTCCGCGTTTGTAAGTGATAACGGCCGAGGCATCCCTACGGATGTGCATCCCCGCACGGGCAAAAGCGCCCTGGAAACCGTGCTCACGGTGTTGCACGCTGGCGGCAAGTTTGGAGCTGGTGGCTACAAGGTTTCGGGTGGTTTGCACGGCGTTGGTGTTTCCGTCGTGAACGCCCTAAGTGAGTGGGTGGAAGTCACCGTTCGCCGTCAAGGCCAGGTGCATCGCCAGCGCTTTGAACGCGGTGCTGCGATCGGCAGCCTTGCTTCAGAGCCGCAGCCTGCGGAGGAGAATGGGCTTACTGGCACCAGCGTTTGCTTTAAGCCGGATCATCAGATTTTCACGGTTGGAATTGAGTTTGATTACTCCACGCTTTCCGCCCGTTTGCGAGAGCTGGCTTATCTGAATGGTGGTGTGCGCATCGTGTTCCGCGATGAGCGAGAGGCTGCCCGGGATAAAGAGGGCCAGCCGCGCGAGGAGCTGTATTTCTACGAAGGTGGCATTAAGGAATACGTTGCCTATATGAATGCGGAGAAGGATCCTCTGCATCCAGAAATTATCTATGTGAACGCTGAAAAAGATGGCGTGACCGTGGAAGCGGCATTGCAGTGGTGCGTTGATGCATATTCCGACAGCATTCTTGGCTTTGCTAACAACATCCGCACGGTGGATGGTGGCACTCATATTGAAGGCTTGAAAACGGTTTTGACCCGTACCCTTAATACGTTTGCGAAGAAACGAGGCAAACGCAAGGAGGCTGATTCAAATTTGGCGGGCGAAAACATTCGCGAAGGCCTTACCGCCGTGCTTTCGGTGAAAGTTCCTGAGCCGGAATTTGAAGGTCAAACAAAAACGAAGCTTGGTAATACCGAGGTTCGCGGCATTGTTGACAACTTGGTTGGAGAATCACTCAGCCAATACCTGGAGTTCAATCCAGGGGTGATCGACATGATCCTGGAGAAGGCGATCCAGGCCTTTAATGCTGCCGAAGCAGCTCGCCGGGCGCGCGAGTTGGTGCGCCGCAAAAGCGTGCTGGAAAGTTCAACATTGCCGGGCAAATTGGCTGATTGCAGCACCAGAGATCCCTCAGAATCTGAGATCTATATCGTGGAGGGAGACTCCGCTGGAGGCTCCGCCAAGCAAGGACGCGATCGTCGTTTTCAAGCGATTCTTCCTTTGCGCGGAAAAATTCTCAACATCGAGAAAACCGACGACGCCAAGATTTATAAAAACACTGAGATCCAAGCGCTGATTACGGCCCTTGGCTTGGGGATTAAAGGAGAGGATTTCAATGTTAAAAATCTCCGTTATCACCGTGTGGTGATCATGACGGATGCGGACGTGGATGGTGCGCACATTCGGACGCTGATTCTTACCTTCTTCTATCGCTATCAGAAAGAATTGGTTGAAGGTGGATATATCTACATCGCTTGTCCGCCGCTTTACAAGGTTGAGCGCGGAAAAAATCACACCTATTGCTACAACGAGCAGCAATTGCAAAAAACCTTGGCTGGATTTGGCGAGAAAGCCAACTACAACATTCAGCGATTTAAGGGTCTCGGTGAAATGATGCCCAAGCAGTTGTGGGAAACCACCATGGATCCCTCTACGCGCATGATGAAACGGGTGGAAGTGCAGGATGCGCTGGAGGCGGATCGCATCTTCACGATCCTGATGGGCGACAAAGTGGCGCCACGGCGGGAATTTATCGAAACCCACAGCGCCGATTTGGACATGGCGTCTCTAGACATCTGA
- the mgtE gene encoding magnesium transporter, with product MEEAHGRSGVSVTNDLVAEVVAQQLESMLAVGNYDGVKLLLAPVQPVDVAEAVGCLPRTLQALAFRLLGKDEAIEVYEYLEPAIQQSLLERLRSSEVLELVEEMSPDDRVRLLDELPAKVVRRLLVELSPSERRVTAQLLGYAPETAGRLMTTEYIDLKEFHSAAQALTIVRRRARETETIYSLYVTDGQRHLTGILSLRDLVTADPSDCIGDVMTREVVSVGTDTDQEEVARAIQRYDFLAVPVVDRERRLVGIVTVDDVIDVIEQEATRDLYAAGAVEAGDEDDYFQSNLFTVARRRVVWLSVLVVANGFTTQVIAMNDAVLREVVMLAAFIPLLIGTGGNVGAQSSTVVIRGLSTQRIQPLGPWRAVVRESLAGALLGVLMLFVVVPFAWWRGDGPLVGMAVGISLLAITTLAATAGAALPLLFNRMGLDPALMSAPFITTATDVAGVFIYLKTAEWLLLHAPQLLETTSISTHLATSFAF from the coding sequence ATGGAAGAAGCCCACGGCCGCAGCGGTGTGAGCGTCACGAATGATCTGGTCGCTGAGGTTGTTGCTCAGCAATTGGAATCGATGTTGGCGGTTGGCAATTACGACGGAGTCAAGTTGCTCTTGGCGCCGGTTCAGCCTGTGGATGTGGCGGAAGCGGTGGGTTGCCTTCCGCGAACCCTTCAGGCCCTTGCCTTTCGCTTGCTCGGCAAGGACGAAGCGATAGAGGTGTACGAATACCTTGAGCCAGCCATTCAGCAAAGCTTGTTGGAACGGCTGCGCTCCAGTGAAGTGTTGGAGCTTGTGGAAGAGATGTCGCCCGATGACCGGGTGCGCCTGCTCGATGAACTCCCGGCCAAAGTGGTGCGCCGTCTTTTGGTGGAGCTCAGTCCTTCCGAGCGGCGGGTGACCGCACAGTTACTCGGTTATGCCCCCGAAACGGCTGGCCGTTTGATGACAACGGAATACATCGATCTCAAGGAATTTCATAGTGCTGCACAAGCTCTCACGATCGTTCGCCGGCGCGCAAGAGAAACCGAAACGATTTACAGCCTCTATGTAACAGATGGGCAGCGCCATCTCACCGGCATCTTGTCTTTGCGTGATTTGGTCACGGCCGACCCCAGCGATTGCATTGGTGATGTGATGACGCGAGAGGTTGTGAGCGTTGGCACCGATACCGATCAGGAGGAGGTGGCCCGTGCGATTCAGCGCTACGACTTTCTTGCTGTGCCTGTTGTGGACCGGGAACGTCGTCTGGTTGGGATCGTCACGGTGGACGACGTGATCGACGTGATCGAGCAGGAAGCCACCCGTGACCTTTATGCCGCTGGTGCGGTGGAGGCTGGTGATGAGGATGACTACTTCCAGAGCAATCTGTTCACCGTTGCGCGCCGCCGCGTGGTGTGGCTTTCGGTGTTGGTGGTTGCCAATGGCTTCACCACCCAGGTGATCGCGATGAACGATGCCGTGCTGCGTGAGGTTGTGATGCTTGCCGCATTCATTCCTTTGTTGATTGGCACTGGTGGAAATGTGGGTGCGCAGAGTTCCACGGTGGTGATTCGTGGATTGAGCACCCAGCGCATCCAACCTTTGGGCCCCTGGCGTGCTGTTGTCAGAGAGTCGCTCGCCGGCGCTCTATTGGGCGTGCTGATGCTTTTTGTTGTGGTGCCATTTGCTTGGTGGCGTGGCGACGGCCCACTTGTAGGGATGGCGGTCGGGATCAGTTTGCTTGCGATTACCACCTTGGCCGCCACGGCGGGTGCTGCGTTGCCCTTGCTGTTTAACCGCATGGGCCTCGATCCAGCCCTGATGTCAGCGCCTTTTATCACCACCGCTACAGACGTGGCGGGCGTGTTCATCTATCTGAAAACGGCGGAGTGGTTGCTGCTGCATGCGCCCCAGCTGCTCGAGACCACGAGTATTTCTACTCATCTAGCCACTTCTTTCGCTTTCTGA
- the miaA gene encoding tRNA (adenosine(37)-N6)-dimethylallyltransferase MiaA — MNQISPEFGTTTNAETPLVVALVGPTASGKTALALELAEHFQLEILNIDSRQLYREMDIGTAKPTAEQQQRVTHHLLDLRSPDQPITLQEFQQEAAAAVSKVLQDRGVAFLAGGSGLYLKALTQGLHPPAVPPHAELRRQLKALGQANCHQLLQQSDPQAAAKIAPADAVRTQRALEVLYASGKPMSEQQSANPPPWRVLEIGLNPEELRSRIAQRTQQIYREGLVAETQQLSQRYGSDLPMLKTIGYGEALEVLQGERSEAEAIATTTRRTQQFAKRQRTWFRRQHNPHWLTSQDALSEAISLIEACLH; from the coding sequence ATGAATCAGATCAGCCCTGAATTTGGGACCACAACCAATGCAGAGACTCCGCTTGTGGTGGCACTGGTGGGGCCAACGGCGAGCGGTAAAACCGCGCTCGCGCTTGAGCTCGCTGAGCACTTCCAGCTGGAGATCCTCAACATCGATTCTCGCCAGCTCTACCGAGAGATGGATATCGGCACAGCCAAACCCACGGCCGAACAACAACAGCGCGTGACCCATCACCTCCTAGACCTGCGCTCCCCTGACCAACCGATCACGCTTCAGGAGTTTCAACAGGAAGCCGCTGCTGCCGTGAGCAAGGTGCTTCAGGATCGAGGTGTGGCCTTTCTGGCCGGAGGCAGCGGCCTTTATCTCAAGGCCCTCACCCAAGGACTGCATCCTCCCGCCGTACCTCCTCATGCTGAGCTACGCCGCCAACTCAAAGCCCTTGGCCAAGCCAACTGTCACCAACTGCTCCAACAGTCCGATCCCCAAGCAGCAGCCAAGATCGCTCCAGCAGATGCGGTTCGCACCCAACGCGCTTTAGAGGTGCTGTACGCCAGCGGCAAACCGATGAGTGAACAACAGTCGGCGAACCCGCCGCCCTGGCGCGTGCTGGAGATCGGACTCAATCCCGAGGAGCTGCGCTCACGCATCGCTCAACGCACCCAGCAGATTTATCGGGAGGGGTTGGTCGCAGAAACACAGCAGCTGAGCCAGCGCTATGGATCCGACCTCCCCATGCTGAAAACGATCGGCTACGGCGAAGCGCTCGAGGTGCTTCAGGGAGAGCGAAGCGAAGCGGAGGCCATCGCCACCACCACCAGGCGCACCCAGCAGTTCGCCAAGCGGCAACGCACCTGGTTTCGTCGCCAACACAACCCCCACTGGCTCACAAGTCAGGATGCCCTGAGCGAAGCAATAAGCCTGATAGAGGCGTGTCTACACTGA
- a CDS encoding RpoD/SigA family RNA polymerase sigma factor — MAPAAAVASRPASASTGRASGAEVDLVRSYLRDIGRVPLLSHQQEITLGRQVQELMDLEALEAEIKDQRGGEEVAREEVAKAAGVSAPQLKRKLQAGRRAKERMVAANLRLVVSVAKKYTKRNMELLDLIQEGTIGLVRGVEKFDPTRGYKFSTYAYWWIRQGITRAIAEKSRTIRLPIHITEMLNKLKKGQRELSQELGRTPSVSELASFVELPEEEVKDLMCRARQPVSLEMKVGDGDDTELLELLAGDGELPSEQVEGECLKGDLRDLLSQLPELQGRVLRMRYGMDGEEPMSLTGIGRIIGISRDRVRNLERDGLAGLRRLSDQVEAYVAC, encoded by the coding sequence ATGGCTCCTGCTGCTGCTGTTGCTTCCCGCCCCGCATCTGCCTCCACTGGTCGCGCCTCTGGCGCTGAAGTCGATTTAGTTCGTTCGTACTTGCGAGACATCGGCCGCGTGCCGTTGTTGAGCCATCAACAGGAGATCACGCTGGGCCGTCAGGTTCAAGAGCTGATGGATCTCGAGGCGCTAGAAGCTGAGATCAAGGACCAACGCGGCGGGGAAGAAGTCGCAAGAGAAGAGGTCGCTAAAGCGGCTGGTGTGAGTGCCCCGCAACTAAAGCGCAAGCTGCAGGCAGGCCGCCGCGCCAAGGAGCGGATGGTGGCTGCCAACTTGAGGTTGGTGGTGAGCGTCGCCAAGAAATACACCAAGCGGAATATGGAGCTGCTGGACTTAATCCAGGAGGGAACGATTGGTTTGGTGCGTGGTGTGGAGAAATTTGATCCCACCCGGGGCTACAAGTTCAGCACCTATGCGTATTGGTGGATTCGTCAGGGCATCACGCGAGCGATTGCGGAGAAGAGCCGAACAATCCGCTTGCCGATTCACATCACCGAGATGTTGAACAAGCTCAAGAAAGGCCAACGGGAATTAAGCCAAGAACTGGGCCGCACCCCATCGGTATCGGAATTGGCCTCGTTTGTGGAACTTCCAGAAGAGGAGGTAAAGGATCTGATGTGCCGGGCGCGCCAGCCTGTGAGTTTGGAGATGAAGGTGGGCGACGGTGATGACACCGAACTACTGGAATTGTTGGCCGGCGATGGTGAGCTGCCGTCAGAACAGGTGGAAGGCGAATGCTTGAAAGGAGATCTGCGCGATCTGCTGAGCCAGCTGCCTGAATTGCAGGGAAGAGTGTTGCGGATGCGCTACGGGATGGACGGAGAGGAGCCGATGAGCCTCACGGGTATTGGTCGCATCATTGGTATCAGCCGTGATCGCGTGCGCAATCTCGAGCGTGATGGCTTAGCTGGTTTGCGTCGTCTGAGTGATCAGGTTGAGGCCTATGTTGCCTGCTGA
- a CDS encoding CrcB family protein, which produces MPQSSSTANQFTLRQDLSELALVALGAVPGAVMRWQIGSHLHDNNVIVNVLGAFVLGWLVGLPLRPKRQLLVGIGFCGSLTTFSSWMVDCVTFIAQGDWLAALGLIGLTLGLGLGAAALGVVVGRSLVKR; this is translated from the coding sequence ATGCCGCAGTCTTCTTCCACTGCAAACCAGTTCACCCTTCGTCAAGACCTGAGCGAATTGGCTCTTGTGGCGCTTGGTGCTGTTCCTGGCGCTGTGATGCGTTGGCAAATAGGGTCCCATCTGCATGACAACAACGTGATTGTGAACGTGCTCGGCGCGTTCGTTTTGGGCTGGTTGGTGGGTCTTCCCCTCCGTCCGAAACGTCAGTTGCTGGTTGGGATTGGTTTTTGTGGTTCGCTCACCACATTCAGCAGCTGGATGGTGGACTGCGTGACCTTCATCGCTCAAGGCGACTGGCTGGCTGCCTTGGGGTTAATCGGCCTCACCCTGGGGCTGGGGCTGGGTGCCGCAGCCCTGGGTGTTGTCGTGGGCCGGAGCTTGGTTAAGCGTTAA